A genomic segment from Nonomuraea helvata encodes:
- the cpt gene encoding chloramphenicol phosphotransferase CPT, producing the protein MTTQVIVLNGGSSAGKSSIVRHLQAVLPQPWLAFGVDSLIEAMPASMQASDEGIEFASDGGVAVGPEFVALQAAWMEGIAAMVRAGARVVIDDVFLGGGASQQRWQRVFGGLDVLWVGVKCDSAVAAERESARGDRITGMAALQAEVVHEGVVYDVVVDTTETESLVCAKIIADHVRQSGERFRSSH; encoded by the coding sequence GTGACCACTCAGGTGATCGTGCTCAATGGCGGATCCAGCGCGGGCAAGTCCTCGATCGTCCGGCACCTGCAGGCCGTCCTGCCGCAGCCATGGCTGGCCTTCGGGGTCGACTCGCTCATCGAGGCGATGCCGGCATCCATGCAGGCATCGGATGAGGGCATCGAGTTCGCCTCCGATGGCGGAGTCGCCGTCGGGCCGGAGTTCGTAGCGCTGCAAGCCGCGTGGATGGAGGGGATCGCCGCGATGGTCCGTGCCGGGGCTCGGGTCGTCATCGACGATGTCTTCCTCGGCGGAGGGGCGTCCCAGCAGCGGTGGCAGAGGGTTTTCGGCGGACTGGACGTCCTGTGGGTCGGCGTCAAGTGTGACAGCGCGGTCGCCGCCGAGCGCGAGAGCGCTCGGGGGGACCGGATCACGGGAATGGCCGCGCTCCAGGCGGAGGTGGTCCACGAAGGGGTGGTCTATGACGTGGTGGTGGATACCACGGAGACCGAGTCCCTGGTGTGCGCGAAGATCATCGCCGATCATGTGCGGCAGTCCGGCGAACGGTTCAGGTCGTCGCACTGA
- a CDS encoding prevent-host-death protein has protein sequence MSAVHFDSYTEARAHLKALLDAAERGRVATVRRDSARTAIVDVERLRHYLAAVTPSGAQTVAEDGGWSVFIPGLPIAADGRTFNEAVTEMVGALREYAEDWQDHLLDAPNHRENWGLVQLISLSDDDQLREWLVGKPR, from the coding sequence ATGTCTGCCGTTCATTTCGACAGCTATACAGAGGCGCGCGCGCATCTGAAAGCGCTCTTGGACGCGGCTGAACGAGGCCGTGTGGCCACGGTGCGTCGTGATTCTGCCAGGACTGCCATCGTGGACGTCGAGAGACTGCGCCACTACCTCGCAGCCGTCACTCCGTCTGGTGCACAGACGGTTGCGGAGGACGGCGGTTGGTCCGTCTTCATCCCCGGGCTGCCGATCGCTGCGGACGGCCGGACCTTCAATGAGGCCGTCACGGAGATGGTAGGTGCGCTGCGTGAGTACGCCGAAGACTGGCAGGACCACTTGCTCGATGCGCCGAACCACCGTGAGAACTGGGGATTGGTGCAGTTGATCAGCCTCAGCGACGACGATCAGTTGCGTGAATGGCTGGTTGGGAAGCCCCGGTGA